In Archangium violaceum, the following are encoded in one genomic region:
- the atpG gene encoding ATP synthase F1 subunit gamma — translation MASLRDIRKRIRSVKNTRQITKAMKMVAAAKLRKAQDAIIAARPYAQMLDQIISDLVTRSQGEGLAHPLLTSRPVKKVELLLLTSDRGLAGGFNSNVIRRASRFIYENSGMDIEVSTVGRKGNDFFRQRGQKMRKDFGQLYQRLDYLHASQVAEEMGARFLKGEVDAVYVIYNEFLSAISQKVTVSQLLPLQTLAAGESTPAQAAAPETAPHSLVDFKYEPGRQDVLDRLVPQAVSIKLYRSLLESVASEHGARMSAMENATSNATDMIAALSLTYNRTRQAVITKELMEIVSGAEALK, via the coding sequence ATGGCGTCACTTCGCGACATTCGCAAGCGCATCCGCTCGGTGAAGAACACGCGGCAGATCACCAAGGCGATGAAGATGGTGGCCGCCGCGAAGCTGCGCAAGGCGCAGGACGCCATCATCGCCGCCCGGCCCTACGCGCAGATGCTGGACCAGATCATCTCCGACCTGGTGACGCGCTCCCAGGGCGAGGGTCTGGCCCACCCGCTGCTCACCTCCCGCCCGGTGAAGAAGGTGGAGCTGCTGCTGCTCACCTCGGACCGTGGCCTGGCCGGTGGCTTCAACTCCAACGTCATCCGCCGCGCCAGCCGCTTCATCTACGAGAACAGCGGCATGGACATCGAGGTGTCCACCGTCGGCCGCAAGGGCAACGACTTCTTCCGCCAGCGCGGCCAGAAGATGCGCAAGGACTTCGGCCAGCTCTACCAGCGGCTGGACTACCTGCACGCCTCCCAGGTGGCCGAGGAGATGGGTGCCCGCTTCCTCAAGGGCGAGGTGGACGCCGTCTACGTCATCTACAACGAGTTCCTGTCCGCCATCAGCCAGAAGGTGACGGTGTCCCAGCTGCTGCCGCTGCAGACGCTGGCGGCGGGCGAGTCCACGCCCGCCCAGGCCGCTGCTCCGGAGACTGCGCCCCATTCGCTGGTGGACTTCAAGTACGAGCCGGGCCGCCAGGACGTGCTCGATCGGCTGGTGCCCCAGGCGGTATCCATCAAGCTGTACCGCTCCCTGCTGGAGAGCGTCGCCAGCGAGCACGGCGCGCGCATGAGCGCCATGGAGAACGCCACCAGCAACGCCACGGACATGATCGCCGCCCTGTCGCTCACGTACAACCGCACGCGCCAGGCCGTCATCACCAAGGAGCTGATGGAGATCGTGTCCGG